One window of Elaeis guineensis isolate ETL-2024a chromosome 11, EG11, whole genome shotgun sequence genomic DNA carries:
- the LOC105054368 gene encoding probable lysophospholipase BODYGUARD 3 — protein MRGSGAARSAVALVGRMVNDVVSFVVFTILDLLDVTLCLVYKLVDYAMESEWKPCYCSSSPKDMITSSGKILVSESGGSKVVRLSSTKLQLEDISDTLYSRPSLVSEVSRTTVRELRRIKMERHGSRRPAAAARSGGGVRSASPNTTTFTINSPIIHLLQGKIGGDKSYPVPRWSDCDCPTCTSWNSRDSLFVHAEVPKDGGLAEEDVLFIHGFISSSAFWTETVFPNFSEETRARYRLIAVDLLGFGRSPKPADSLYTLREHVEMIERSVLERYKVRSFHIVAHSLGSILALALAVKYPDAVRSLTLLAPPYFPVPKGEKGTQFVLRRVAPRRVWPPIAFGASVACWYEHISRTVCLLVCKNHRFWELAFKFVTRNRIRTFLMDGFFCHTHNAAWHTLHNIICGSAGKIDGYLDAVREKLSCDVTVIHGRDDELLAISCSYDVQCKIPRAHVKVVDNKDHITIVVGRQKAFARELEEIWRNSRR, from the exons ATGCGAGGTAGTGGGGCGGCGAGATCGGCAGTGGCGCTCGTCGGACGGATGGTGAACGATGTGGTGAGCTTCGTCGTGTTCACCATTTTGGATTTGCTTGATGTAACGCTATGTCTTGTTTATAAGCTCGTGGACTACGCCATGGAATCCGAATGGAAGCCCTGTTACTGCTCCTCCTCCCCCAAGGACATGATCACCAGTAGCGGCAAGATTCTCGTGTCGGAGAGTGGAGGCTCCAAAGTAGTCCGGCTCTCCTCCACCAAACTCCAGCTGGAGGACATCTCGGACACCTTGTACTCCCGGCCCTCCCTCGTCTCCGAGGTCTCCCGGACGACGGTGCGTGAGCTCCGGAGGATTAAAATGGAGCGGCACGGCAGCCGGCGTCCTGCGGCGGCCGCACGGAGCGGAGGCGGGGTTCGATCCGCGTCGCCCAACACCACCACATTCACCATCAACTCACCCATCATTCACTTGCTCCAAGGCAAGATCGGCGGCGACAAGTCCTACCCCGTGCCGCGGTGGTCCGACTGCGACTGCCCGACCTGCACCTCGTGGAACTCCCGCGACTCCCTCTTCGTCCACGCCGAAGTCCCCAAAG ATGGAGGGTTGGCGGAGGAGGACGTGCTGTTCATACATGGATTCATATCGTCGTCGGCGTTTTGGACGGAGACGGTTTTCCCGAATTTCTCCGAGGAGACGAGGGCGAGGTACCGGCTGATTGCGGTGGACCTGCTGGGTTTCGGGCGGAGCCCGAAGCCGGCTGACTCGTTGTACACGCTAAGAGAGCACGTCGAGATGATCGAGCGCTCCGTGCTGGAGCGCTACAAGGTGCGGTCTTTCCACATTGTCGCCCATTCCCTTGGCTCCATCCTCGCCCTCGCCCTCGCGGTCAAGTACCCGGATGCCGTCAGGTCCCTCACACTCCTCGCTCCG CCGTATTTCCCGGTGCCGAAGGGGGAGAAGGGGACGCAGTTTGTGCTGCGCCGGGTGGCGCCGCGGCGGGTGTGGCCGCCGATAGCGTTTGGGGCGTCGGTGGCGTGCTGGTACGAGCACATCAGCCGGACGGTGTGCCTGCTGGTGTGCAAGAACCACCGGTTTTGGGAGCTCGCCTTCAAGTTCGTAACCCGCAACAG GATTAGGACCTTCTTGATGGATGGCTTCTTCTGCCACACACATAATGCTGCATGGCACACTCTACACAATATTATTTGTGGAAGTGCTGGTAAGATTGATGGCTATCTTGATGCAGTGAGAGAGAAACTTAGCTGCGATGTGACAGTGATCCATGGGAGGGACGATGAGCTCCTTGCAATTAGTTGTAGTTATGATGTCCAGTGCAAGATTCCTCGTGCGCATGTTAAGGTTGTTGACAACAAAGACCATATCACCATCGTCGTCGGCCGGCAAAAGGCTTTTGCCCGAGAGCTTGAGGAGATATGGAGGAATTCAAGACGCTGA